From Pungitius pungitius chromosome 9, fPunPun2.1, whole genome shotgun sequence, one genomic window encodes:
- the gcgrb gene encoding glucagon receptor isoform X2, translating to MSQVCLLLALLMLCSCPKASCTNSLELLKEHWSSYKNQCLDHHSATPPATGPVCNRTFDLYACWPDGLPGTTANVSCPWFLPWYRTVQQGLVYRFCNEDGQWAQKNTSECEDGPGEQQQYGRTLNQLRIMYTVGYSLSLGALLLALGILISFRKLHCMRNNIHMNLFASFILKAVSILVKDALLSLTLDPRSGNDTRTQAWVNIPAVTWCRGAVVMMQYSVMANNYWLLVEGIYLHSLLVITVFSERKYFFSYLAIGWGAPLMFVLPWIAVKYLYENEECWERNINMGYWWIIRSPIVFAYLINFFIFIRIIKILMSKLRAHQMRYTDYKFRLAKSTLTLIPLLGIHAILFTFVIDESVPKGSMLRLIRLFYDLLFNSFQGLLVAILYCFVNKEVQSELLKKWKRWKLGKDIDEEYRHTHSHTPHIKSGSIATGNLPFLNDNHASDPGGDSPRLNKADRDRSCAAAPEENRRLVVCYSNGTGEGGRAKSRHALQFSFLPRRGAGSRVSTTTQDVSLEEMAQCGSYPLEGEETTV from the exons ATGTCCCAGGTGTGTCTCCTCTTGGCCTTGCTTATGCTCTGCAGCTGCCCAAAG GCTTCCTGTACAAACTCCTTGGAGCTCTTGAAAGAGCATTGGAGCAGCTACAAAAACCAGTGCCTGGACCACCACTCTGCCACGCCCCCCGCCACAG GGCCGGTGTGTAATAGGACCTTTGACCTGTACGCCTGCTGGCCCGATGGACTCCCAGGAACCACTGCCAACGTCTCCTGCCCGTGGTTCCTGCCATGGTACCGTACAG TTCAGCAGGGTCTGGTCTACAGGTTCTGCAATGAAGACGGTCAATGGGCCCAAAAGAATACCAGTGAATGTGAGGACGGCCCTGGTGAG cagcagcagtacggCCGTACCCTCAATCAGCTGCGGATCATGTACACGGTGGGATACTCCCTCTCCCTGGGGGCTCTGCTACTGGCCCTGGGAATCCTCATCTCCTTCAG GAAGCTCCACTGCATGAGGAACAACATCCACATGAACCTCTTTGCCTCCTTCATCTTGAAAGCCGTGTCCATCCTGGTCAAAGACGCCTTGCTGTCTCTCACTCTGGACCCCAGGAGCGGCAACGACACCCGGACCCAAGCCTGGGTCAACATACCG GCTGTTACGTGGTGCCGTGGGGCCGTGGTGATGATGCAGTACAGCGTGATGGCCAACAACTActggctgctggtggagggCATCTACCTGCACAGCCTGCTGGTCATCACCGTGTTCAGCGAGAGGAAGTACTTCTTCAGTTATCTGGCCATCGGCTGGG gAGCACCGCTCATGTTCGTGTTACCGTGGATCGCCGTCAAATATCTGTACGAGAACGAGGA gtgctgGGAGAGGAATATCAACATGGGATACTGGTGGATCATCCGTTCTCCCATAGTCTTTGCTTATCTG ATCAACTTCTTCATATTCATACGAATTATCAAAATCCTGATGTCTAAACTCAGGGCTCATCAGATGAGATACACGGACTACAAGTTCAG ATTAGCAAAATCCACTCTGACTCTGATTCCTTTGCTGGGGATCCACGCCATCCTCTTCACCTTCGTCATCGACGAGTCGGTCCCTAAGGGCTCCATGCTGCGCCTCATCCGCCTCTTCTATGACCTGCTCTTCAACTCTTTCCAG GGACTGCTGGTGGCCATTCTGTACTGCTTCGTCAACAAAGAG GTGCAGTCCGAGCTGCTGAAAAAGTGGAAGCGGTGGAAGCTGGGCAAGGACATCGATGAGGAGTACCGCCACACCCACAGCCACACGCCGCACATCAAGAGCGGCAGCATCGCCACCGGCAACCTCCCCTTTCTCAACGACAACCACGCCAGCGACCCCGGCGGTGACTCGCCGCGCCTCAACAAGGCCGACCGAGACCGCTCGTGCGCCGCCGCGCCTGAGGAGAACCGCCGACTCGTCGTCTGCTACAGCAACGGGACGGGCGAGGGAGGGCGCGCCAAAAGCAGACACGCCCTGCAGTTCTCCTTCCTGCCGCGGCGAGGCGCCGGCAGTCGCGTGAGCACCACCACGCAGGacgtgtctctggaggagatgGCGCAGTGCGGGTCGTACCCgctggaaggagaggagaccaCCGTCTGA
- the gcgrb gene encoding glucagon receptor isoform X1, which translates to MSQVCLLLALLMLCSCPKASCTNSLELLKEHWSSYKNQCLDHHSATPPATGPVCNRTFDLYACWPDGLPGTTANVSCPWFLPWYRTVQQGLVYRFCNEDGQWAQKNTSECEDGPGEQQQQYGRTLNQLRIMYTVGYSLSLGALLLALGILISFRKLHCMRNNIHMNLFASFILKAVSILVKDALLSLTLDPRSGNDTRTQAWVNIPAVTWCRGAVVMMQYSVMANNYWLLVEGIYLHSLLVITVFSERKYFFSYLAIGWGAPLMFVLPWIAVKYLYENEECWERNINMGYWWIIRSPIVFAYLINFFIFIRIIKILMSKLRAHQMRYTDYKFRLAKSTLTLIPLLGIHAILFTFVIDESVPKGSMLRLIRLFYDLLFNSFQGLLVAILYCFVNKEVQSELLKKWKRWKLGKDIDEEYRHTHSHTPHIKSGSIATGNLPFLNDNHASDPGGDSPRLNKADRDRSCAAAPEENRRLVVCYSNGTGEGGRAKSRHALQFSFLPRRGAGSRVSTTTQDVSLEEMAQCGSYPLEGEETTV; encoded by the exons ATGTCCCAGGTGTGTCTCCTCTTGGCCTTGCTTATGCTCTGCAGCTGCCCAAAG GCTTCCTGTACAAACTCCTTGGAGCTCTTGAAAGAGCATTGGAGCAGCTACAAAAACCAGTGCCTGGACCACCACTCTGCCACGCCCCCCGCCACAG GGCCGGTGTGTAATAGGACCTTTGACCTGTACGCCTGCTGGCCCGATGGACTCCCAGGAACCACTGCCAACGTCTCCTGCCCGTGGTTCCTGCCATGGTACCGTACAG TTCAGCAGGGTCTGGTCTACAGGTTCTGCAATGAAGACGGTCAATGGGCCCAAAAGAATACCAGTGAATGTGAGGACGGCCCTGGTGAG cagcagcagcagtacggCCGTACCCTCAATCAGCTGCGGATCATGTACACGGTGGGATACTCCCTCTCCCTGGGGGCTCTGCTACTGGCCCTGGGAATCCTCATCTCCTTCAG GAAGCTCCACTGCATGAGGAACAACATCCACATGAACCTCTTTGCCTCCTTCATCTTGAAAGCCGTGTCCATCCTGGTCAAAGACGCCTTGCTGTCTCTCACTCTGGACCCCAGGAGCGGCAACGACACCCGGACCCAAGCCTGGGTCAACATACCG GCTGTTACGTGGTGCCGTGGGGCCGTGGTGATGATGCAGTACAGCGTGATGGCCAACAACTActggctgctggtggagggCATCTACCTGCACAGCCTGCTGGTCATCACCGTGTTCAGCGAGAGGAAGTACTTCTTCAGTTATCTGGCCATCGGCTGGG gAGCACCGCTCATGTTCGTGTTACCGTGGATCGCCGTCAAATATCTGTACGAGAACGAGGA gtgctgGGAGAGGAATATCAACATGGGATACTGGTGGATCATCCGTTCTCCCATAGTCTTTGCTTATCTG ATCAACTTCTTCATATTCATACGAATTATCAAAATCCTGATGTCTAAACTCAGGGCTCATCAGATGAGATACACGGACTACAAGTTCAG ATTAGCAAAATCCACTCTGACTCTGATTCCTTTGCTGGGGATCCACGCCATCCTCTTCACCTTCGTCATCGACGAGTCGGTCCCTAAGGGCTCCATGCTGCGCCTCATCCGCCTCTTCTATGACCTGCTCTTCAACTCTTTCCAG GGACTGCTGGTGGCCATTCTGTACTGCTTCGTCAACAAAGAG GTGCAGTCCGAGCTGCTGAAAAAGTGGAAGCGGTGGAAGCTGGGCAAGGACATCGATGAGGAGTACCGCCACACCCACAGCCACACGCCGCACATCAAGAGCGGCAGCATCGCCACCGGCAACCTCCCCTTTCTCAACGACAACCACGCCAGCGACCCCGGCGGTGACTCGCCGCGCCTCAACAAGGCCGACCGAGACCGCTCGTGCGCCGCCGCGCCTGAGGAGAACCGCCGACTCGTCGTCTGCTACAGCAACGGGACGGGCGAGGGAGGGCGCGCCAAAAGCAGACACGCCCTGCAGTTCTCCTTCCTGCCGCGGCGAGGCGCCGGCAGTCGCGTGAGCACCACCACGCAGGacgtgtctctggaggagatgGCGCAGTGCGGGTCGTACCCgctggaaggagaggagaccaCCGTCTGA